The following proteins come from a genomic window of Pyxidicoccus sp. MSG2:
- a CDS encoding ClpX C4-type zinc finger protein — MADNPRDLIRAAQSAELQGDVERAVDCLTRAAELYQKAGNAPRALQLLRHARKLDGSRVDIAEAVNRLEWMPETLLARPRSGDDEDARLAAELDRSLGEEPLPELVRRQRLIEDALREAGMHAGDDEDAPRDGKAWVIETEPAEDLQRLEAQLARVAASVDAAEVARAGGAGALPVETVRAAMSADVVEARGTEPGGGGPRGLSVQDAASTEPRSAPESEAESADSAPRRRREKRLIERGPTRADAALDAWCSFCCRPRSEVGDLVAGPTGSFICAGCLSESVSLLADVTPVPLPARQRPVETQGAFMALVGQAEAQALLERALQTGARCLLAVGPEGCGKSVWFQQLQRQERGVPASLSALEQAPTSQPLLIEDVDRMDAAAHASLAAFLSRHPRHTVVLSTRGLCPDARGPVLRNDSGALPVPTTAALAQAVRGSTVPVSLLEHVQVLLPLHAPTQAEFVEIARRRLALREPAVSLTEDVLAAFAAEAVRSPRAGHELHALLNRVPAGTWGLDTAAKPTAPRKGRRKGSP, encoded by the coding sequence ATGGCCGACAATCCTCGCGACCTCATCCGTGCCGCGCAGTCCGCCGAGCTGCAAGGGGACGTGGAACGCGCCGTGGACTGCCTCACGCGGGCAGCGGAGCTGTACCAGAAGGCTGGCAATGCACCCCGGGCGCTGCAGCTCCTGCGTCACGCGCGCAAGCTGGACGGCAGCCGGGTGGACATCGCGGAAGCGGTGAACCGGCTGGAGTGGATGCCGGAGACGCTGCTCGCACGCCCCCGGTCCGGGGATGACGAGGACGCGCGGCTGGCGGCGGAACTGGACCGTTCCCTCGGCGAGGAGCCCCTGCCGGAGCTGGTCCGGAGGCAGCGGCTCATCGAGGACGCCCTGCGCGAGGCCGGCATGCACGCGGGCGACGACGAGGATGCGCCTCGTGATGGCAAGGCATGGGTCATCGAGACCGAGCCCGCGGAGGACCTTCAGCGGTTGGAGGCACAGCTCGCGCGGGTGGCCGCTTCGGTAGACGCCGCCGAGGTGGCGCGCGCGGGTGGGGCAGGGGCCTTGCCAGTGGAGACCGTGCGTGCGGCGATGTCTGCCGACGTCGTGGAGGCGCGTGGCACGGAGCCTGGCGGCGGAGGACCCCGGGGGCTTTCCGTCCAGGACGCCGCCTCCACGGAGCCCCGCTCGGCCCCGGAGTCGGAAGCGGAGAGCGCGGATTCCGCTCCCCGGCGCAGGCGTGAGAAGCGGCTCATCGAGCGGGGGCCGACGCGCGCGGACGCGGCGCTGGATGCATGGTGCTCCTTCTGCTGCCGTCCCCGATCCGAGGTCGGAGACCTGGTCGCCGGCCCCACGGGTTCGTTCATCTGCGCGGGTTGTCTGTCGGAATCCGTGTCCCTGCTCGCGGACGTCACGCCCGTGCCGCTTCCCGCGCGCCAGCGCCCCGTGGAGACGCAAGGTGCCTTCATGGCGCTGGTGGGGCAGGCCGAGGCCCAGGCCCTGCTGGAGCGTGCGCTGCAAACGGGCGCGCGCTGCCTGCTCGCCGTCGGCCCCGAGGGCTGCGGCAAGAGCGTCTGGTTCCAGCAACTCCAGCGGCAGGAGCGCGGCGTGCCCGCCTCCCTCTCCGCGCTGGAGCAGGCCCCCACGTCGCAGCCCCTCCTCATCGAGGACGTGGACCGCATGGACGCCGCGGCGCACGCGAGCCTCGCCGCGTTCCTCTCCCGCCACCCACGGCACACGGTGGTGCTGAGCACGCGAGGCCTCTGTCCGGACGCGCGAGGCCCCGTGCTTCGCAATGACTCAGGCGCGCTGCCGGTGCCCACCACGGCCGCGCTCGCTCAGGCCGTGCGAGGCTCCACCGTCCCCGTGAGCCTCCTGGAGCATGTGCAGGTCCTGCTGCCCCTGCACGCGCCCACGCAGGCCGAATTCGTGGAGATTGCCCGGAGGCGGCTGGCCTTGCGCGAGCCGGCGGTCTCCCTCACCGAGGACGTGCTCGCCGCCTTCGCCGCCGAGGCCGTGCGCTCGCCGCGCGCCGGGCACGAGCTGCACGCGCTCCTCAACCGGGTGCCCGCGGGGACGTGGGGCCTGGACACCGCGGCGAAGCCGACCGCTCCGCGCAAGGGCCGGCGGAAGGGGAGCCCGTGA
- the lipB gene encoding lipoyl(octanoyl) transferase LipB, with product MNAITVYRLGRVEYEDGLNLMRLFGESRRQGLSGDVLLLLEHPPVLTLGRAAKRENIVASDERLAAEGAEVFETNRGGDVTYHGPGQLVGYPIFLLPPERHDVRRYVRDVERSVMQVLARWGITAGPIPKWPGVWIGEEGSPDARKVAAIGVHLSRWLTTHGFALNVNTRLEHFQLIVPCGIREAGVTSMQRELGHPVPMAEVEDAIADSFCAVFDSERVDAPPPMRTVSIAVVRGHGPEARVLLVRRKPERGGFWQVLTGRLEPGESPAQAAARELEEETGLRLTPVDLDYRHAFALGETLPPRLVEENGFAVHCAPDAEVRLGPEHDAYEWLDVPTALERLPFRGLRETVQRAVATTA from the coding sequence GTGAACGCCATCACCGTCTACCGGCTCGGCCGCGTGGAGTACGAGGACGGCCTGAACCTGATGCGCCTCTTCGGCGAGTCCCGGCGGCAGGGGCTCTCCGGCGACGTGCTGCTGTTGCTGGAGCACCCGCCCGTCCTCACCCTGGGCCGCGCCGCGAAGCGGGAGAACATCGTCGCCAGCGACGAGCGTCTCGCCGCCGAGGGCGCGGAGGTCTTCGAGACCAACCGCGGCGGCGACGTCACCTACCACGGGCCCGGGCAGCTCGTGGGCTACCCCATCTTCCTGCTCCCGCCCGAGCGCCATGACGTGCGCCGCTACGTGCGCGACGTGGAGCGCTCCGTCATGCAGGTGCTCGCCCGCTGGGGCATCACCGCGGGCCCCATCCCCAAGTGGCCCGGTGTCTGGATTGGCGAGGAGGGCTCACCGGACGCGCGCAAGGTCGCCGCCATCGGCGTGCACCTGTCGCGCTGGCTCACCACGCACGGCTTCGCGCTCAACGTGAATACGCGCCTGGAGCACTTCCAGCTCATCGTCCCCTGCGGCATCCGCGAGGCCGGCGTCACCTCCATGCAGCGCGAGCTGGGCCACCCCGTTCCCATGGCCGAGGTGGAGGACGCCATCGCCGACAGCTTCTGTGCCGTCTTCGACAGTGAGCGCGTGGATGCGCCGCCGCCCATGCGGACGGTCAGCATCGCGGTGGTGCGCGGCCACGGCCCGGAGGCCCGGGTGCTGCTCGTGCGCCGCAAGCCGGAGCGCGGCGGTTTCTGGCAGGTCCTCACCGGCCGCCTGGAGCCCGGCGAGTCCCCCGCGCAGGCCGCGGCCCGCGAGTTGGAAGAGGAGACAGGGCTGCGCCTGACGCCGGTGGACCTGGACTACCGCCACGCCTTCGCCCTGGGGGAGACACTCCCGCCCAGACTCGTGGAGGAGAACGGCTTCGCCGTCCACTGCGCCCCGGACGCCGAGGTGCGCCTGGGTCCGGAGCATGACGCCTACGAATGGTTGGACGTGCCCACGGCCCTGGAGCGGCTGCCCTTCCGGGGCCTGCGCGAGACGGTGCAGCGCGCCGTGGCGACTACAGCTTGA
- a CDS encoding MBL fold metallo-hydrolase gives MPFEVRFWGVRGSIPAPGPQTKRYGGNTPCVEIRCGDELLIFDLGSGARALGDALLAEAKPVRGSIFISHYHYDHLQGLPFFGPIFVPSNAFTLYGSPRNGQTVKQILGGQMVQPYFPVTAEGVFRAQLTYRDLSPTETLEVGPAKVSMLELNHPGGNLGYRVDCEGRSVVYATDVEHSSTMDPGLFEFARGADLLIYDSMYTEDEYQGRKGPARTGWGHSTWQAAVRAADAADVKTLVLFHHDPGRDDASMDKLLRQVRKHRPEAIAAKESMVIKL, from the coding sequence GGTGCGGTTCTGGGGCGTGCGTGGCTCCATCCCCGCGCCCGGCCCGCAGACGAAGCGCTATGGCGGCAACACGCCGTGCGTGGAGATCCGCTGCGGGGACGAGCTGCTCATCTTCGACCTGGGCTCGGGAGCGCGGGCGCTGGGTGACGCGCTGCTGGCCGAGGCGAAGCCGGTGCGCGGATCCATCTTCATCTCGCACTACCACTACGACCACCTGCAGGGGCTGCCCTTCTTCGGCCCCATCTTCGTGCCGAGCAACGCCTTCACGCTGTATGGCTCGCCCCGCAACGGGCAGACGGTGAAGCAGATTCTCGGCGGGCAGATGGTGCAGCCCTACTTCCCGGTGACGGCGGAGGGCGTGTTCCGCGCGCAGCTGACCTATCGCGATTTGTCCCCGACGGAGACCCTGGAGGTCGGCCCGGCGAAGGTGAGCATGCTGGAGCTGAACCACCCGGGCGGCAACCTGGGCTACCGGGTGGACTGCGAGGGCCGCTCGGTGGTGTACGCCACCGACGTGGAGCACAGCAGCACGATGGATCCGGGCCTGTTCGAGTTCGCGCGCGGGGCGGACCTGCTGATCTACGACTCCATGTACACGGAAGACGAGTACCAGGGCCGCAAGGGGCCGGCTCGCACGGGCTGGGGCCACTCCACGTGGCAGGCGGCGGTGCGCGCGGCGGACGCGGCCGACGTGAAGACGCTGGTGCTCTTCCACCATGACCCGGGGCGCGACGACGCGAGCATGGACAAGCTGCTGCGTCAGGTGCGCAAGCACCGCCCCGAGGCGATTGCCGCCAAGGAGTCGATGGTCATCAAGCTGTAG